In a single window of the Micromonospora inositola genome:
- a CDS encoding FtsX-like permease family protein yields the protein MRPATLLRLALAGTRTDTARVALTALSAALAVLAGLAALTVLAIPTPPATDGNGNRWSEQYANQLLVEPGLRGGTAFALLLLTVPVLALAGQCARLGAPARDRRLAALRLAGATPGQVTRVAVVETGVASLLGTLTGLALYLNGHELLHRPDGRGRLPLPTDVYPSTVSMAAVVLGLPVVAALATALMLRRVTTTPFGLVRRVRIRAPWPWPGLLIILGLAAFAAFRPVLLWYERRHSDPPIWLLPTLLVGGGLVAMIGVVTGTGWISHTAGRLLHRYARRPAALLAASRLMADPWAGSRTFAALLAALIFGAGAAGFRADFRATMELGRRTGGGMAAPDDFYLGTMDLVDLAVAVAMTIAAGGLLVALAEGIIARRRSYAALVATGVPRGTLGRSLVWQSLAPAVPAIVVAVTVGFLLVRGALRPPSGGGYSKEVCSAGEQLCTDQATRAQYVRTEWVPKVTVVPDVPVEQLAWLGVGALAAVLATVGVGLLFLRSSTAVEELRTT from the coding sequence GTGAGGCCGGCCACCCTGCTCCGCCTCGCCCTGGCCGGCACCCGCACCGACACCGCCCGGGTGGCGCTGACCGCGTTGAGCGCCGCCCTGGCCGTCCTAGCCGGGCTGGCCGCGCTGACCGTGCTGGCCATCCCGACGCCACCGGCCACCGACGGTAACGGCAACCGCTGGTCCGAGCAGTACGCCAACCAGCTCCTGGTCGAGCCGGGGCTGCGCGGCGGCACCGCCTTCGCGCTGCTGCTGCTCACCGTCCCGGTGCTGGCCCTGGCCGGGCAGTGTGCCCGGCTCGGCGCCCCGGCCCGCGACCGCCGACTGGCCGCGCTCCGACTGGCCGGGGCCACCCCCGGGCAGGTCACCCGGGTCGCCGTGGTGGAGACCGGGGTGGCGAGCCTGCTCGGCACACTGACCGGCCTGGCCCTCTACCTCAACGGCCACGAGCTGCTGCACCGGCCGGACGGGCGCGGCCGGCTGCCGCTGCCCACCGACGTGTACCCGTCGACGGTGTCCATGGCGGCCGTGGTGCTCGGGCTGCCCGTGGTCGCCGCGCTGGCCACCGCGCTGATGCTCCGCCGGGTGACCACCACCCCGTTCGGGCTGGTGCGGAGGGTGCGGATCCGGGCCCCCTGGCCCTGGCCCGGCCTGCTGATCATCCTGGGCCTGGCCGCCTTCGCGGCCTTCCGGCCGGTGCTGCTCTGGTACGAGCGGCGACACAGCGACCCGCCGATCTGGCTGCTGCCGACGCTGCTGGTCGGCGGCGGACTGGTCGCCATGATCGGCGTGGTCACCGGCACCGGCTGGATCTCCCACACCGCTGGCCGGCTGCTGCACCGGTACGCCCGGCGACCCGCCGCGCTGCTGGCCGCGAGCCGGCTGATGGCCGACCCGTGGGCGGGCAGCCGGACCTTCGCCGCGCTCCTCGCCGCGCTCATCTTCGGGGCGGGCGCCGCCGGGTTCCGCGCCGACTTCCGGGCGACGATGGAACTGGGGCGGCGGACCGGGGGCGGGATGGCCGCTCCGGACGACTTCTACCTGGGCACGATGGATCTGGTGGACCTCGCGGTCGCGGTGGCGATGACGATCGCGGCGGGCGGGTTGCTGGTCGCCCTGGCGGAGGGGATCATCGCCCGGCGGCGGTCGTACGCGGCGCTGGTGGCGACCGGGGTGCCGCGTGGCACGCTCGGGCGGTCCCTCGTCTGGCAGTCCCTCGCGCCGGCGGTACCCGCGATCGTCGTCGCGGTCACCGTCGGTTTCCTGCTCGTACGGGGCGCTCTCCGCCCGCCGAGCGGCGGGGGCTACTCCAAGGAGGTCTGTTCCGCCGGTGAGCAGCTCTGCACCGACCAGGCGACGCGCGCCCAGTACGTCCGGACCGAGTGGGTTCCGAAGGTGACCGTGGTTCCGGACGTACCGGTGGAGCAGCTGGCCTGGCTCGGGGTCGGCGCCCTGGCCGCGGTGCTGGCGACCGTCGGTGTCGGCCTGCTCTTCCTGCGGTCCAGCACGGCGGTGGAGGAGTTGCGGACGACCTGA
- a CDS encoding ABC transporter ATP-binding protein → MTHLEARGVVKAYGRTPALGGVTLDVAEGEIVAVTGPSGCGKSTLLHCLAGILRPDAGEVTWRGARIDTWSEAARSRLRRTEFGVLFQFGQLVAELTAAENVALPLLLAGTGRREARTAALTWLERLGVAEVADVRPGEMSGGQQQRCATARALVTEPRMLFADEPTGALDTLAGEQVLTRLVRLAREQRTTVVLVTHEPRIAAYADREVMLRDGLVDHTGLGLDTPRAGGQR, encoded by the coding sequence GTGACACACCTGGAAGCTCGCGGCGTGGTCAAGGCGTACGGCAGGACGCCCGCGCTGGGCGGGGTCACCCTCGACGTGGCCGAGGGGGAGATCGTGGCGGTGACCGGGCCGAGCGGCTGCGGCAAGTCCACCCTGCTGCACTGCCTCGCCGGCATCCTCCGCCCCGACGCGGGCGAGGTCACCTGGCGCGGCGCGCGGATCGACACCTGGTCCGAGGCGGCCCGGTCCCGGCTGCGCCGCACCGAGTTCGGGGTGCTCTTCCAGTTCGGTCAGCTCGTCGCCGAGCTGACCGCGGCGGAGAACGTCGCCCTTCCGCTGCTTCTCGCCGGCACGGGGCGGCGAGAGGCGCGGACGGCGGCGCTGACCTGGCTGGAACGGCTCGGGGTGGCCGAGGTGGCCGACGTCCGGCCGGGCGAGATGTCCGGCGGCCAGCAGCAGCGCTGCGCCACCGCCCGGGCGTTGGTCACCGAGCCCCGGATGCTCTTCGCGGACGAGCCGACCGGCGCGCTGGACACGCTCGCCGGCGAGCAGGTGCTCACCCGGCTGGTCCGGCTCGCCCGTGAGCAGCGCACCACCGTCGTGCTGGTCACCCACGAGCCGCGGATCGCCGCGTACGCCGACCGGGAGGTGATGCTCCGGGACGGCCTGGTCGACCACACCGGCCTGGGGCTGGACACGCCGCGCGCGGGCGGCCAGCGGTGA
- a CDS encoding S9 family peptidase: MNTETPVPVAKRVPTERTHHGDSVVDEYAWLAAKDDPATIAHLTAENAYTAARTAHLEALRAELFEETRRRTQETDLSVPTRKDGYWYYTRTVEGQQYGVHCRRAVRDGETTPPISADGAPLDGEEVLLDGNLLAEGHDFFSLGAFDVSPDGRWLAYSTDFAGDERFTLRIKDLSTGEVLADEVPDTFYGTAWSTDASTLFYVTVDEAWRPNRVWRHAVGTASGEDVVVHQEDDERFWVGVELTRSERFVVIDIHSKITSEVRVIPAANPTGEPAIIAPRRQGVEYAVEHHGHRFLILHNDGAEDFALAYTSADAPGDWTPLIEHSPGTRLESVDAFENHLVVSLRTNGLTGLRVLPVGGGDAYDIDFPEPIYSVGLDANPEYRASEVRLRYTSLVTPDSVYDYDLVTRQMVLRKQKPVRPGPDGRPYDPADYEQHRDWALADDGTRVPISLVCRKGTPRDGSAPAVIYGYGSYEASMDPWFSIARLSLLDRGVIFAVAHIRGGGELGRRWYDQGKLLAKKNTFTDFVACARHLAKAGWTAGDRLVARGASAGGLLMGAVANLAPDAFSGIVAQVPFVDALTSILDPSLPLTVTEWEEWGNPLDDPDVYAYMKSYTPYENVAPVDYPAILAVTSLNDTRVLYHEPAKWIARLRAVAPQGDYLLKTEMGAGHGGPSGRYDAWREEAFINAWILDRLGRA; the protein is encoded by the coding sequence GTGAACACCGAGACCCCCGTACCCGTCGCCAAGCGCGTCCCGACCGAGCGCACCCACCACGGCGACAGCGTCGTGGACGAGTACGCCTGGCTCGCCGCCAAGGACGACCCGGCGACGATCGCCCACCTGACCGCGGAGAACGCGTACACCGCGGCACGCACCGCGCACCTGGAGGCGCTGCGCGCGGAGCTGTTCGAGGAGACCCGCCGGCGCACCCAGGAGACCGACCTGTCGGTGCCCACCCGCAAGGACGGGTACTGGTACTACACCCGCACCGTCGAGGGCCAGCAGTACGGCGTGCACTGCCGCCGGGCCGTCCGCGACGGCGAGACCACGCCCCCGATCAGCGCCGACGGCGCCCCGTTGGACGGCGAGGAGGTGCTGCTCGACGGCAACCTGCTGGCCGAGGGGCACGACTTCTTCTCGCTCGGCGCGTTCGACGTCAGCCCGGACGGCCGCTGGCTGGCGTACTCGACGGACTTCGCCGGCGACGAACGGTTCACCCTGCGGATCAAGGACCTCTCCACCGGCGAGGTGCTCGCCGACGAGGTGCCGGACACCTTCTACGGCACCGCCTGGTCCACCGACGCCTCCACGCTCTTCTACGTCACCGTGGACGAGGCGTGGCGGCCGAACCGGGTCTGGCGGCACGCCGTGGGCACGGCGTCGGGCGAGGACGTGGTGGTCCACCAGGAGGACGACGAGCGGTTCTGGGTCGGCGTCGAGCTGACCCGCTCCGAGCGGTTCGTGGTCATCGACATCCACAGCAAGATCACCAGCGAGGTGCGGGTGATCCCGGCGGCCAACCCCACCGGCGAGCCGGCGATCATCGCGCCCCGCCGGCAGGGCGTCGAGTACGCGGTGGAGCACCACGGGCACCGGTTCCTGATCCTGCACAACGACGGCGCGGAGGACTTCGCGCTGGCGTACACCTCGGCGGACGCGCCGGGCGACTGGACGCCGCTGATCGAGCACTCCCCGGGCACCCGGCTGGAGTCGGTCGACGCGTTCGAGAACCACCTGGTCGTCTCGCTGCGCACCAACGGCCTGACCGGGCTACGGGTGCTGCCGGTCGGCGGCGGCGACGCGTACGACATCGACTTCCCCGAGCCGATCTACAGCGTCGGGCTGGACGCCAACCCGGAGTACCGCGCCAGCGAGGTGCGGCTGCGCTACACCTCCCTGGTCACCCCCGACTCGGTCTACGACTACGACCTGGTCACCCGGCAGATGGTGCTGCGCAAGCAGAAGCCGGTGCGGCCCGGGCCGGACGGTCGGCCGTACGACCCGGCCGACTACGAGCAGCACCGGGACTGGGCGCTCGCCGACGACGGCACCCGGGTGCCGATCTCGCTGGTCTGCCGGAAGGGCACCCCGCGGGACGGCTCCGCCCCCGCCGTCATCTACGGCTACGGGTCCTACGAGGCGAGCATGGACCCGTGGTTCTCCATCGCCCGGCTGTCCCTGCTCGACCGGGGGGTGATCTTCGCGGTGGCGCACATCCGCGGCGGCGGCGAGCTGGGCCGGCGCTGGTACGACCAGGGCAAGCTGCTGGCCAAGAAGAACACCTTCACCGACTTCGTCGCCTGCGCCCGGCACCTGGCCAAGGCGGGCTGGACGGCCGGCGACCGGCTCGTCGCCCGGGGCGCCTCGGCCGGCGGCCTCCTGATGGGCGCGGTGGCCAACCTGGCGCCGGACGCGTTCAGCGGGATCGTGGCGCAGGTGCCCTTCGTGGACGCGCTCACCTCGATCCTCGACCCGTCGCTGCCGCTGACCGTCACCGAGTGGGAGGAGTGGGGCAACCCGCTCGACGACCCCGACGTGTACGCGTACATGAAGTCGTACACCCCGTACGAGAACGTGGCCCCGGTCGACTACCCGGCCATCCTCGCGGTGACCAGCCTGAACGACACCCGGGTGCTCTACCACGAGCCGGCGAAGTGGATCGCCCGGCTGCGCGCGGTCGCCCCGCAGGGCGACTACCTGCTCAAGACCGAGATGGGCGCCGGACACGGCGGACCCAGCGGCCGGTACGACGCCTGGCGCGAGGAGGCGTTCATCAACGCCTGGATCCTGGACCGCCTCGGCCGCGCCTGA
- a CDS encoding SpoIIE family protein phosphatase: protein MSAEAEPGMADGSDEHVRRVRLPADRRTPAAARALVRSVLAEADLEELLNEALLLTTELSTNAVEHARTELDIEVAADGVGLTVTVSDFAVGPVDELVVGVRNDSDEITEVAERGRGLLLVDHFASRWGTTYLPTGKGVWFRLDRPDAAPPARRTAVAEAHTPLTGADSDDAAHGAPSAAAMSELMQTSPDPYAEDPLPEFATDLVTRLAEMVGAAGGVVRLDRGDGQGTQVLARYGRQPRDDNELIRVPLAVHRPYAGELELDAAPSAYARPLAVLAAERLSLHLENDRLRRADVRRSAWLTFLAEASELLAQSLDVELTMALIPQLVVPRLGQWCAVHTTDEWGRLRLAASSHADESVLPQLHKVLQETGPESIQARLREASRSASQVPLGAPMEGFAVPLIARGQRLGTLAVGRHQRHRHDPDEVSVLEDVARRAALAIENARIHAERRRVAQTLQQSLLPPVLPVVEGIGFAAEYVPTGDEADVGGDFYDVLPLPDGRWLVVIGDVSGKGVQAAAVTGLVRDVIRVLVGDGKPMPEVLGRLNETLVERGGGRYCTLAMAAVGPAEGGQLDVALHLAGHDRPVLLHGGGGAAFVGTGGTALGLLDSIATPTAEIPLGPGDALIFYTDGVTERRRGRELFGTERLRDAAAPLAGYSADVVAARLRATALGFSVEAPRDDIAILVLRNDAL, encoded by the coding sequence GTGTCAGCGGAGGCGGAACCGGGCATGGCGGACGGCTCGGACGAGCACGTGCGGCGGGTGCGGCTCCCCGCCGACCGGCGTACGCCCGCCGCCGCCCGGGCCCTCGTCCGGTCCGTCCTCGCCGAGGCGGACCTGGAGGAGCTGCTCAACGAGGCGCTGCTGCTCACCACCGAACTTTCCACCAACGCGGTCGAACACGCCCGGACCGAACTGGACATCGAGGTCGCGGCGGACGGAGTCGGGCTCACCGTGACGGTCTCCGACTTCGCCGTCGGCCCGGTGGACGAGCTGGTGGTCGGCGTGCGCAACGACTCCGACGAGATCACCGAGGTCGCCGAGCGGGGGCGCGGGCTGCTGCTGGTGGACCACTTCGCCAGCCGCTGGGGCACCACCTACCTGCCCACCGGGAAGGGTGTCTGGTTCCGGCTGGACCGGCCCGACGCCGCACCGCCGGCGCGGCGCACGGCGGTCGCGGAGGCGCACACCCCGCTCACCGGCGCCGACAGCGACGACGCGGCGCACGGCGCGCCGAGCGCGGCCGCGATGAGCGAGCTGATGCAGACCAGCCCCGACCCGTACGCGGAGGACCCGCTGCCGGAGTTCGCGACCGACCTGGTGACCCGGCTGGCGGAGATGGTCGGCGCGGCCGGTGGCGTGGTCCGGCTGGACCGGGGCGACGGGCAGGGCACCCAGGTCCTGGCCCGGTACGGCCGGCAGCCCCGGGACGACAACGAGCTGATCCGGGTGCCGCTGGCCGTGCACCGCCCGTACGCCGGTGAGCTGGAGCTGGACGCGGCACCGTCGGCGTACGCGCGGCCGCTCGCGGTGCTGGCGGCCGAGCGGCTCTCGCTGCATTTGGAGAACGACCGGCTGCGCCGGGCGGACGTCCGCCGGTCGGCCTGGCTGACCTTCCTGGCCGAGGCGAGCGAGCTGCTCGCCCAGTCCCTGGACGTCGAGCTGACCATGGCACTCATCCCGCAGCTGGTGGTGCCCCGGCTCGGCCAGTGGTGCGCGGTGCACACCACCGACGAGTGGGGCCGGCTGCGGCTCGCCGCCTCCAGCCACGCCGACGAGTCGGTGCTGCCGCAGCTGCACAAGGTGCTCCAGGAGACCGGGCCGGAATCGATCCAGGCCCGGCTGCGCGAGGCGTCGCGCAGCGCGTCGCAGGTGCCGCTCGGCGCCCCGATGGAGGGCTTCGCCGTCCCGCTGATCGCCCGCGGCCAGCGACTCGGCACGCTGGCCGTCGGCCGGCACCAGCGGCACCGGCACGACCCGGACGAGGTCTCGGTGCTGGAGGACGTGGCCCGCCGGGCCGCCCTGGCGATCGAGAACGCCCGGATCCACGCCGAACGGCGCCGGGTCGCGCAGACTCTCCAGCAGTCGCTGCTGCCGCCGGTGCTCCCGGTGGTGGAGGGCATCGGCTTCGCCGCCGAGTACGTCCCGACCGGCGACGAAGCCGATGTCGGGGGCGACTTCTACGACGTGCTGCCGCTGCCGGACGGCCGGTGGCTGGTGGTCATCGGCGACGTGTCCGGCAAGGGCGTCCAGGCGGCGGCGGTGACCGGCCTGGTCCGGGACGTGATCCGGGTGCTGGTCGGCGACGGCAAGCCGATGCCGGAGGTGCTGGGCCGGCTGAACGAGACGCTGGTCGAGCGGGGCGGCGGCCGGTACTGCACGCTGGCCATGGCGGCCGTCGGACCGGCCGAGGGCGGTCAGCTCGACGTGGCCCTGCACCTGGCCGGCCACGACCGGCCGGTGCTGCTGCACGGCGGTGGTGGCGCCGCCTTCGTCGGCACCGGCGGCACCGCGCTCGGGCTGCTCGACTCGATCGCCACGCCCACCGCCGAGATCCCGCTCGGCCCGGGCGACGCGCTGATCTTCTACACCGACGGGGTGACCGAGCGGCGGCGCGGCCGGGAACTCTTCGGCACCGAGCGGCTGCGCGACGCCGCCGCCCCGCTGGCCGGTTACTCGGCGGACGTGGTCGCCGCCCGGCTGCGCGCCACCGCGCTCGGCTTCTCGGTGGAGGCCCCCCGCGACGACATCGCGATCCTGGTCCTCCGCAACGACGCCCTCTGA
- a CDS encoding FAD-binding oxidoreductase, producing the protein MAAAASSTDRPGALEITRRLAEICGPPFARFAGPADEVAGRTARWVAVPGGPHAAAEVLRLAAAHQLTVVPRGAGTKIDWGAAPAQVDIMLDTGRLAGIWHEPQGSPVAEIGAGTPLRAVQATLDRTGQRLPVDAPSPGATLGGVLAADEAGPLRHRHGSPCAQLVGVRYLDADGELVSLGAAGTELLGRAGRAGGGAAGGGAAGGGAVALFGGAQVPGLDVARLLCGSQGGLGVLVSATMRVQAVPASRVWVTRPVWTPLEVHDLVRAVLAARLDPAAVELDLPVPVPLPRRRVHPDHPSVRGRPDHPSIARRSAGPAAAGSLVVLLEGGPADVAERAERLVAVLGPETVVGHAAPDWWGRYPFGPGETALRIDVPINDLHAAVYALRDAAGAPVPVRGSAGIGTVHAVLPGSLPPDRVASILAAVRGVLLARQGRCVVVAAPAPVRRVVDLWGELPTLPRLRAAKEHLDPHQRLAPGRLPGGL; encoded by the coding sequence ATGGCGGCTGCAGCGAGTTCGACGGACCGGCCCGGCGCCCTGGAGATCACCCGGCGACTGGCGGAGATCTGCGGTCCGCCGTTCGCCCGTTTCGCCGGCCCGGCCGACGAGGTGGCCGGCCGGACGGCCCGCTGGGTGGCGGTGCCGGGCGGCCCGCACGCCGCCGCGGAGGTGCTGCGGCTGGCCGCCGCGCACCAGCTCACCGTCGTGCCGCGCGGCGCCGGCACCAAGATCGACTGGGGTGCCGCCCCGGCGCAGGTCGACATCATGCTCGACACCGGCCGGCTCGCCGGGATCTGGCACGAGCCGCAGGGCTCGCCGGTCGCCGAGATCGGCGCCGGCACGCCGCTCCGGGCGGTCCAGGCGACCCTGGACCGCACCGGCCAGCGGCTGCCGGTCGACGCGCCCTCCCCGGGGGCGACCCTCGGTGGGGTGCTCGCGGCCGACGAGGCCGGACCGCTGCGGCACCGGCACGGCAGCCCGTGCGCCCAACTGGTCGGGGTTCGCTACCTGGACGCCGACGGCGAGCTGGTCAGCCTGGGTGCGGCCGGCACCGAGCTGCTCGGCCGGGCCGGCCGGGCGGGCGGTGGCGCGGCGGGCGGTGGCGCGGCGGGCGGTGGCGCCGTGGCGCTGTTCGGCGGGGCGCAGGTTCCGGGGCTCGACGTGGCCCGGCTGCTCTGCGGATCGCAGGGCGGGCTGGGCGTGCTGGTCTCGGCGACCATGCGGGTGCAGGCCGTGCCCGCCAGCAGGGTCTGGGTCACCCGGCCGGTGTGGACCCCGCTGGAGGTGCACGACCTGGTCCGGGCGGTGCTCGCCGCCCGGCTCGACCCGGCGGCCGTCGAGCTGGACCTGCCCGTCCCGGTCCCCCTGCCCCGCCGGCGGGTCCACCCCGACCATCCCTCGGTCCGCGGCCGGCCCGACCATCCCTCGATCGCCCGGCGGTCCGCCGGACCGGCCGCGGCCGGCAGCCTCGTGGTGCTGCTGGAGGGCGGCCCGGCCGACGTCGCGGAGCGCGCCGAGCGGCTGGTGGCCGTGCTCGGCCCGGAGACGGTGGTCGGGCACGCCGCCCCGGACTGGTGGGGGCGCTACCCGTTCGGCCCGGGCGAGACCGCGTTGCGGATCGACGTGCCCATCAACGACCTGCACGCGGCGGTGTACGCGCTGCGCGACGCGGCCGGCGCCCCGGTGCCGGTCCGCGGCTCGGCCGGGATCGGCACGGTGCACGCCGTGCTGCCCGGGTCCCTGCCGCCCGACCGGGTGGCGTCGATCCTCGCCGCCGTGCGCGGGGTGCTGCTCGCCCGGCAGGGCCGCTGCGTCGTGGTGGCCGCGCCCGCGCCGGTCCGCCGGGTGGTCGACCTCTGGGGCGAGCTGCCCACGCTGCCCCGCCTGCGGGCGGCCAAGGAGCACCTCGACCCGCACCAGCGTCTCGCCCCCGGCCGCCTCCCCGGCGGCCTCTGA
- a CDS encoding bifunctional polysaccharide deacetylase/glycosyltransferase family 2 protein codes for MARHVARSDPRAHWLLLLLGLVVLLAALSFNGLVTNVGGGSGPSDAYASPAPRQASDGGPVLRLDGPTPVTRRMPARTIALTFDDGPDPRWTPQVLDVLRRNHAHATFFVVGARVDEHPELVRRILAEGHELGSHTFTHADLAAVPRWRARFELAWTRSAVAGATGREVTLLRPPFSSTTDSLTGPQYQALRDAAGSGHVGVLTDRDTRDWQRPGVPAIVRAASPQSGAGAVVLMHDGGGDRSQTVAALDQLLPRLTREGYRFTTVSAGIGAPDSMVPAGAGARLSGTALRWAQGGAGWLAGAMNLLLGVALVLGVARLAVQVFCAQLHVRRVRRPRHRRPEVNAPVSVIVPAYNEAANIAATVRSLVASAYPALEVIVVDDGSSDGTAEIVERMRLRGVRVIRQANAGKPAALNTGIRAARADLLVLVDGDTVFQPDTVHQLVQGFADPTVGAISGNTKVANRRRLLGRWQHLEYVIGFNLDRRMYDVLECMPTIPGAIGAFRREVLLAVGGVPADTLAEDTDLTMQVLRAGWRVTYEEGAIAWTEAPSSLRQLWRQRYRWCYGTLQAMWKHRHALSEPGAGGGLGRRGLPYLTVFQVLLPLAAPAVDVFALYGLLFLPWSALLLAWAGLLLLQAFTAAYALRLDRERLGPLWTLPFQQLVYRQVMYLVVVQSVVTAVVGNRLRWQRMVRTGEAAALVGSGPTTR; via the coding sequence ATGGCGAGACACGTGGCCCGGTCCGATCCTCGGGCGCACTGGCTGCTGCTGCTGCTCGGTCTGGTCGTCCTGCTCGCGGCGCTGAGCTTCAACGGGCTGGTCACCAACGTCGGCGGCGGCTCCGGCCCGTCGGACGCCTACGCCTCGCCGGCCCCCCGGCAGGCATCAGACGGCGGGCCGGTGCTGCGGCTGGACGGGCCGACACCGGTCACCCGGCGGATGCCCGCGCGCACCATCGCGCTCACCTTCGACGACGGGCCGGACCCGCGCTGGACGCCGCAGGTGCTCGACGTGCTGCGCCGGAATCACGCCCACGCCACGTTCTTCGTGGTCGGCGCGCGGGTCGACGAGCACCCGGAGCTGGTCCGGCGGATCCTCGCCGAGGGGCACGAGCTCGGCTCGCACACCTTCACCCACGCCGACCTGGCCGCGGTGCCGCGCTGGCGGGCCCGGTTCGAACTCGCCTGGACCCGTAGCGCGGTCGCCGGGGCCACCGGTCGCGAGGTGACCCTGCTCCGGCCGCCGTTCTCGTCGACCACCGACTCGCTCACCGGGCCCCAGTACCAGGCCCTGCGGGACGCCGCCGGCAGCGGCCACGTGGGCGTGCTCACCGACCGGGACACCAGGGACTGGCAGCGGCCCGGCGTACCCGCCATCGTCCGGGCCGCCAGCCCGCAGAGCGGGGCCGGGGCGGTGGTGCTGATGCACGACGGCGGCGGCGACCGCAGCCAGACCGTGGCCGCCCTCGACCAGCTGCTGCCCCGGCTGACCCGCGAGGGCTACCGGTTCACCACCGTCTCCGCGGGGATCGGCGCGCCGGACTCGATGGTGCCGGCCGGCGCGGGCGCCCGGCTCAGCGGCACCGCGCTGCGCTGGGCGCAGGGCGGCGCCGGCTGGCTGGCCGGGGCGATGAACCTGCTGCTCGGCGTCGCGCTGGTGCTCGGCGTCGCCCGGCTGGCGGTGCAGGTGTTCTGCGCCCAGCTGCACGTCCGCCGGGTCCGCCGGCCGCGGCACCGCCGGCCCGAGGTGAACGCCCCGGTCTCGGTCATCGTGCCGGCGTACAACGAGGCGGCGAACATCGCCGCCACCGTGCGGTCGCTGGTCGCCAGCGCGTACCCGGCACTGGAGGTGATCGTGGTGGACGACGGCTCCAGCGACGGCACCGCGGAGATCGTCGAGCGGATGCGGCTGCGCGGGGTGCGGGTGATCCGGCAGGCCAACGCCGGCAAGCCGGCGGCGCTGAACACCGGCATCCGGGCCGCGCGGGCCGACCTGCTGGTGCTGGTCGACGGGGACACCGTCTTCCAGCCGGACACCGTCCACCAGCTGGTGCAGGGCTTCGCCGACCCCACCGTCGGCGCGATCTCCGGCAACACCAAGGTGGCCAACCGGCGCCGGCTGCTCGGCCGATGGCAGCACCTGGAGTACGTGATCGGCTTCAACCTCGACCGCCGGATGTACGACGTGCTGGAGTGCATGCCGACCATCCCCGGCGCGATCGGCGCCTTCCGCCGGGAGGTGCTGCTCGCCGTCGGCGGTGTCCCCGCCGACACCCTCGCCGAGGACACCGACCTGACGATGCAGGTGCTCCGGGCCGGCTGGCGGGTGACGTACGAGGAGGGCGCGATCGCCTGGACCGAGGCGCCCTCGTCGCTGCGCCAGCTCTGGCGGCAGCGCTACCGCTGGTGCTACGGGACGCTGCAGGCGATGTGGAAGCACCGGCACGCGCTGAGCGAGCCGGGCGCCGGCGGCGGACTGGGGCGGCGGGGCCTGCCGTACCTGACCGTGTTCCAGGTCCTGCTGCCGCTGGCCGCCCCGGCGGTCGACGTCTTCGCCCTCTACGGGCTGCTCTTCCTGCCCTGGTCGGCGCTGCTCCTGGCCTGGGCGGGACTGCTCCTGCTGCAGGCCTTCACCGCCGCGTACGCGCTGCGCCTGGACCGGGAGCGGCTCGGCCCACTGTGGACGCTGCCGTTCCAGCAGCTCGTCTACCGGCAGGTGATGTACCTGGTGGTGGTGCAGTCGGTGGTCACCGCGGTGGTCGGCAACCGGCTGCGCTGGCAGCGGATGGTGCGCACCGGTGAGGCCGCCGCGCTGGTCGGCTCGGGTCCCACCACCCGCTGA
- a CDS encoding threonine ammonia-lyase codes for MELISIDDVRAAADDIAGTVVRTPLLPAPWDGELWLKPESLQPVGSFKLRGATHAVARLDPAARSRGVVTHSSGNHGQALAYAARAAGVACTVVVPQGAPPVKVDRIRALGAEVRLVPPARRLAEAERIAADTGAALVPPFDDPRIIAGQGTIGLEIVEDLPDVDVLLVPVGGGGLSSGIATAVKALRPSAAVIGVEPLLAADARESLAAGEVVVWDVERTYRTSADGLRTHLSALTLAHLRDRLDGIVTVTEEEILAAMGRLVREARLVVEPSAAVAVAARLFHRDELPPGRTVAVVTGGNVDPALLASVLD; via the coding sequence ATGGAGCTGATCTCGATCGACGACGTCCGGGCCGCCGCCGACGACATCGCCGGGACGGTGGTGCGTACGCCCCTGCTGCCGGCCCCCTGGGATGGTGAGCTGTGGCTCAAGCCCGAGAGCCTGCAACCCGTGGGGTCGTTCAAGCTGCGTGGGGCGACCCACGCGGTGGCCCGGCTCGACCCGGCCGCCCGGTCCCGGGGCGTGGTGACCCACTCGTCCGGCAACCACGGCCAGGCGCTCGCGTACGCGGCGCGGGCCGCGGGCGTCGCCTGCACGGTGGTCGTCCCGCAGGGAGCGCCGCCGGTCAAGGTGGACCGGATCCGGGCCCTCGGCGCGGAGGTGCGCCTGGTCCCGCCGGCCCGCCGGCTCGCCGAGGCGGAACGGATCGCCGCCGACACCGGGGCCGCGCTGGTGCCGCCCTTCGACGACCCGCGGATCATCGCCGGGCAGGGCACCATCGGGCTGGAGATCGTCGAGGACCTGCCCGACGTGGACGTGCTGCTGGTGCCGGTGGGCGGCGGCGGGCTCTCCTCCGGGATCGCCACGGCGGTGAAGGCGCTCCGTCCGTCGGCCGCGGTGATCGGCGTGGAGCCGCTGCTCGCCGCCGACGCCCGAGAGTCGCTGGCGGCGGGCGAGGTGGTGGTCTGGGACGTCGAGCGGACCTACCGGACCAGCGCCGACGGGCTGCGCACCCACCTGTCCGCGCTGACCCTCGCCCACCTGCGGGACCGCCTCGACGGCATCGTCACGGTGACCGAGGAGGAGATCCTCGCGGCGATGGGCCGGCTGGTCCGGGAGGCCCGCCTGGTGGTCGAGCCGAGCGCCGCCGTGGCGGTCGCCGCGCGCCTCTTCCACCGCGATGAGCTGCCGCCCGGGCGCACGGTCGCCGTGGTCACCGGCGGCAACGTCGACCCGGCGCTGCTGGCGTCGGTGCTGGACTGA